The genomic stretch CTCGCCGGACGGGATCAGACAAGCCTTCCGACTGTAGCACACCGTCGTGGCTGGTGGTAGGGCGGCATGGCAGCCCAGACACAGAACAGCCGGATGCCCCTGAGGACACCCGGCTGCCGGAGACGGTCGCTCAGCGCAGAACGCGCAGCGCCTTGAGGATGGCGATCAGGACGACACTGCCGACCACGCCCCAGATGATGCTCCAGAAGCTGAAGCCGTTGCCGGCCGCCGCCGCGCCGCCGATACCCAGCAGGTTGGCGAAGATGAACTGCGCAAGGACTGCACCGACGATACCGATCAGGATATTGGCGACCGCACCCTGCTGGGCGTCGGTCTTCATGATGAGGCTCGCCAGCCAACCGCACAGCGCACCGACCAAAATAAGGATGATCCAACTCATGTGTGTTCCTCCTGGACGTACATGGGGTCAACGAACAGACTCGTTGTGTGGGCAGCATGAAACTGCGTCCAGACGTCTAATGTAGAACGCCCCACATTCTCAAGATGGACAGAAGGCGGGATGGATGTCCCGTCAACCCGACCTGAACCTCAGGCCTGGAACTGTGCCGTTCGGTTCTCATTCCTGACGGAGATGGGCGGTTCCGGGAGCACCCTGTGGCCGGACGGCAGGTTGTCTTGAGGTCGTCGCCCAGATCGCCCTGCCCGGTCGCGTACCATGACCGGCAGCGTCCCTCCGGGGGCATCAAGGAGTCTGCATGCCTGGCACCAGCATCGCGCCCCGAGCGTCTGTCCGCCCACGTGGGCGGCGTTCTTTCCATAACACGGCATCCGGGCGATCCGGCGTCGCCCGGCTGTGGAGTGACCTGTGACCTTCACCGTCCGGGCGCCGGCGAGCAGCGCCAACCTCGGGCCGGGCTTCGACTCGCTGGGCCTGAGCGTGCCGCTGTACACGACCGTGCGCGTGACGCGCCAGGACAGCACGGAGGTCGTCCCGCTGGGCGAGGCGCTGGACGGTACGCCCGCCGACGAGAGCAACTACGTGTACCGGGCGATGCTGCTGGCCGCCAAACGCGCCGGGCGACCCCTGCCGCCCGCGCGGGTGGAGATCGAGACCGAGGTGCCGCTGGCGCGTGGGCTGGGTTCCAGCGCCGCCGCCCTGGTGGCCGGGATCGTCGCCGGCAACGAGCTGCTGGGCCGCCCGCTGGACGGCGAGGCGGTGCTGGATGTCGCCGCGCGCGAGGAGGGCCATCCCGACAACGTGGCGCCGGCGCTGTTCGGGGGCATCGTGGTCGCCACGCTGGACAAGCTGGGCACCCACTACATCCGGCTCGATCCCCCTGCGCACCTGGGCGTGACCGTCCTGGTGCCGGACTTCGAGCTGAGCACCAGCAAGGCCCGCGCCGTGCTGCCCCGCGAGTACAGCCGCGCCGACGCCGTCCACGCCCTGTCGCACGCGGCGCTGCTGGCCGCCGCCCTGAGTGTGGGCCGGCTGGATCTGCTGCGGCACGCCATGCAGGACTACATCCATCAGGTGTGGCGCGCACCGCTGGTGCCAGGCCTGAGCGACATCCTGGACGACGCCCACCGGCATGGAGCGCTGGGGGCAGCCCTGAGCGGCGCCGGTCCCACCGTGCTGTGCTTCCACGACACGCGCGAGGACACCGGTCGCCTGCACACCTACCTGCACGGTGTCATGACGAGAAACGGCCTGACCGGACGCGTGCTCGATCTGCCCATCGACGCGGCCGGCACGGTGACCGAACACGCCTAGGTCTGGCATGACCGCGGCCGGCGCCCCGCCGGGCCGGTTCCGGTGACGCGCCGGCGCCCGAAGCTGGGCCGCCGGCCGTGGTGGCCCGCGCTGCTGATTGCCGGGGCGGGGCTGGCCGCGTGGATCAATGTGCCGCTCCCGATCCGTCCGTTCGACGGCAGTGCAGACCGGGTTCGGGCCCTGCCGGCCCTGGACGGGTTTCACGCCGGGCAGCGCGTCCTGGTGCTGTCGCCCCACCCGGACGACGAGACGCTGTGCTGCGCCGGCATGATCCAGCAGGCCCGCGCTGCCGGCGCGGAGGTGTGGATCACCTGGGTGACCGCCGGGGACGGCTTCGAGTTCGACGCGGCGCTGACCGAACGGGTGCTGCGGCCCCGCGCCCAGAACATGCGAGACCTCGGGGCCACGCGCGTGCTGGAAGCGAGGGCGGCGGCCCAGGTGCTCGGCGTGCCCCGCGACCACACCGTCGTGCTGGGCTACCCCGATCGGGGCCTCGCGCGCCTGACCACCAGCAATGTCGTCCGGCCGTATACGGCGCCCCGCACGGACGCGTCGGCGGTGTATGTCGCCGGCGCCCTGACCCCCGGCGCGCCGTACACCGGGCAGGCGCTGGACGCCGACCTGAACCGGGTGCTCGACACCGTGAGGCCAGACGTGGTGCTGGCCCCTGCACCGCAGGACTTCCACACCGATCACCACACCCTGGCCCTCCTGAGCATCCGGCTGATGGCCCAGCGCCGTCAGGAGGATCGTCTGCGGTTCTGGATCGTGCATGGGGGCATCGAATGGCCGGTGCCCAAGGGCCGGCACGAGACGCTGCCGCTGACCATTCCGCCGCGTGGCCGGACGCTGGCGTGGGAACGCGCCGACCTGACCCCCGCCGAGGTCGCCCGCAAGCGGGACGCCGTGGCCGTGTACCGGACGCAGACCCGCGTCCTGGGGCGGTTCATGGAGGCCTTCGTGCGGCGCAACGAGCTGCTCAGTCCCGACGCACCGGATCCCGATCCCGCCCCGGAGCCCGCAGCCCCATGAGGACGTGCGTGGCCGGGTGGCCGAGCCATGGCGTCCACAGCGGCGTGATCCTTGTCTCCAGCACCTCGAACCCCAGCCGTCGGTACAGCCCCAGGGCCGCGACGTTCTCGGTGGTGGTGGAGAGCTGCACGCCCGGCACGCCCAGACCGCCGAGCACACTCAGGTGAGCCTCCAGCAGCCGCCGGCCCGCGCCCGCACCACGGGCGGCCGGCAGCAGGTTCAGATGCAGATGCGCCGGGAACGCCCGCCAGTCGGCGTGGGGGGAGGGGTAGAGCGCCGCGCGCCACAGGTAACGCAGGCTCCGCAGCGTCGCGCTGGTGGGCCTCCGTCGGATCACCTGCCGCGCGACCACCCGGCTCAGGGCCTGCCGGTAGCGGTCATGCTCCGGCGCTCCCAGCACATACCCGACGACCTCGCCCGCACGCTCGGCCACGAAGCTGCCGGCCCCGGTTCCCTGGACATATGGCCCGATCCACAGGGCACCGAACAGCGCCTGATCCGGGAAATAGACCCGCGCGGACTGTCCGAAGAACCCCGTGAGATACGCGACGCGGGCCACGTCTGCCCAGTCCCGGGGACACACCGGACGGATCATGAGGGCAGCAGGCACCCGTGCAGTGTAGAGACCGGCACACCCGGACGACGCCAGTCGTCGTGGCCGTCGGGGGGAGGCGTCCCCCCGCTGGACGAATGGGGGATCAATCTGTGCTCAAGGCCAGCTATTCGGGGAGTGCCGGCAGTCCGGCGTACGGTGGGAGGCATGGACGATTTCCCGGCAGCGGACGCGGTGTGGCGGTATCTGGCAGGTCAGGGGTGCGAGCGGCGACGCACGGAGCAGCGGCCCCCGGACGGCCGCAAGGTGCACATCGTCCAGATCTGGCGACACGGGGTGCTGCTGGCGACCGGCGAACATGCCGATCCCCGCTTGGCGTCCTCACGTGCGCTGCTCGATGCCGTGCAGCTCCTGGCACCACCGGAACGGCCCCGGCTGCCTGCCCGGCCTGCCTACCCCCTGGTCGGGGCGTAGCAGGCCACATACCGCGTCCCCGCCGACCTGGCCGGATACCGATGTGGCCACGGCTCGCCAGGCCCTCCGCGTGCCGGCCGTCGGTTGCGCGGTGGGGAACTGGCGCCGGTGGGGAGTACGCGTGCCGGGGAGCCATCACCTGACCCTCAGGCCACCTTAGACCGGGCCTGACGGGCCGCTCACATTGATCCCGTCCCTACAGAACCGGCCATGATGCCGCTGCACACTCACCGCGTTGCACCTGTTCAATGGCTGTTCCCGGAAGAGCCTGGCGAGCCGTGCAACCAATACTGCTCCCTCCACCCCCGCCCTGGGGGTGTTGTCGTGGCAGCGGGCGGGCAC from Deinococcus sp. AB2017081 encodes the following:
- a CDS encoding GlsB/YeaQ/YmgE family stress response membrane protein, yielding MSWIILILVGALCGWLASLIMKTDAQQGAVANILIGIVGAVLAQFIFANLLGIGGAAAAGNGFSFWSIIWGVVGSVVLIAILKALRVLR
- the thrB gene encoding homoserine kinase, encoding MTFTVRAPASSANLGPGFDSLGLSVPLYTTVRVTRQDSTEVVPLGEALDGTPADESNYVYRAMLLAAKRAGRPLPPARVEIETEVPLARGLGSSAAALVAGIVAGNELLGRPLDGEAVLDVAAREEGHPDNVAPALFGGIVVATLDKLGTHYIRLDPPAHLGVTVLVPDFELSTSKARAVLPREYSRADAVHALSHAALLAAALSVGRLDLLRHAMQDYIHQVWRAPLVPGLSDILDDAHRHGALGAALSGAGPTVLCFHDTREDTGRLHTYLHGVMTRNGLTGRVLDLPIDAAGTVTEHA
- a CDS encoding PIG-L deacetylase family protein yields the protein MTRRRPKLGRRPWWPALLIAGAGLAAWINVPLPIRPFDGSADRVRALPALDGFHAGQRVLVLSPHPDDETLCCAGMIQQARAAGAEVWITWVTAGDGFEFDAALTERVLRPRAQNMRDLGATRVLEARAAAQVLGVPRDHTVVLGYPDRGLARLTTSNVVRPYTAPRTDASAVYVAGALTPGAPYTGQALDADLNRVLDTVRPDVVLAPAPQDFHTDHHTLALLSIRLMAQRRQEDRLRFWIVHGGIEWPVPKGRHETLPLTIPPRGRTLAWERADLTPAEVARKRDAVAVYRTQTRVLGRFMEAFVRRNELLSPDAPDPDPAPEPAAP
- a CDS encoding GNAT family N-acetyltransferase → MPAALMIRPVCPRDWADVARVAYLTGFFGQSARVYFPDQALFGALWIGPYVQGTGAGSFVAERAGEVVGYVLGAPEHDRYRQALSRVVARQVIRRRPTSATLRSLRYLWRAALYPSPHADWRAFPAHLHLNLLPAARGAGAGRRLLEAHLSVLGGLGVPGVQLSTTTENVAALGLYRRLGFEVLETRITPLWTPWLGHPATHVLMGLRAPGRDRDPVRRD